The region AAGCAGCCCAAGCATTTCTGTagtatttttatggtgtataccataaaaacactgcaaatacactataaatactgtaaatacaccataaacactgcaaatgtaCCATAGATATACTGTAAAAAGGGcataaaatacaccaaaaaaatataaatatatcgaaaaacaccaaaaatacgctataaatataccaaaaaatacactataacgtaaatatattataaaatcactacaaatataccataaatcaatttgttctttacaaaatcagtagcaataaacaaatctataaataaaagaaagacaaaataattatatgaataatagaacaattttataaacaaaaaaattataaatctacagtaatttatttacaaaatgtttaaatcatcacaaaaaatctaaaagattacacaaatctaaaaacaatATCGAGATATTTATAGCGTGAACGGAAGAGAAGAATGGACTAGCGCGAACAGAAGAGACAGACTGAAAAatgaccggaaacgacgagaaatccatcggaagtagacgaataGAAAAGCAAACAGAAAAAACGAACAGAAAACTAATAGGAagagacaaactgaaaatcaagcgaaaagaaaaaggaaaaaaaagaaagaattctgagagagagagagagaggggttatgtaaaaatttaatttaaaataagagaCGACTTGTATATATAttggatatttttataaataagttagtAAAATAGGTAGCGACTGAAATTAAGAAAAGATGGCTAAAATtggtgtaaataaataataaaataggatattttgtaaataattccaaatatatatgtaatattgtGGTAAGTGTATAATATATTATGGATTAGCATAATTTATAATGTCAGtttttcaacatttaaaattcaaatttaatattaataattgtaaatataaattttaattttgataaaagaaaTTAGACAAAAACATTGATTTGAATGTTGAAAAACtgacattaaaaattaatactaatgTTTCAGCATTTATATCGAcattttcatcaaaaaaagtattttatattccgaattattctaaattacaaaaaagtaataattcacatcagaaattatttaaattaaatttttgtgtcaaaattataaaacacattaataattatgtattttataattagcattttaaaaattactactATATAAAAGAGGTGAAGTTGATTGACAAAGGTAAGTTTCTTGGCtaatatagaaaatataaaagatgAGGACCACTGAATTAAAAGTTGATCATAATGCTGGAAAATGGcgaaaaacaaaaacagaaaatggGGAGAAAGTTCACATGCAAATGGTCGTTTATGTGTAAAAGCAATGGATAATGGTGTCAAATTGTGGCCTTTGATAGCCACACAACTTCCCCATACGAAATTTCGGCATTAGTGAAAGGGAAACAAATACTTATGTTTATACGGTTATAGTTTGGCCATCCATATTTGTTTATTAGGCTGTCTTTGCTTCAACGATGACACCCAAGAGGCCATTGGTATTATTACTAGGTATCAATTGGATTGGTTTATTGGTTTAGTTCAATTTAAAATCGACAAAAACCAACCAAAATATATGGATTTTATAATGACCTTTGGTGATTCGGGTCTCTCTGTTACGGACTGAGCATATGATCCCGTAAAAGAAATACTTAGAATGAATAAGAATTTTTACATTCAAAATTCATCCCGGTTTTAAGTCGGTCAGAGTAAAAGTGTTTTAAATGTGTTATAAATGATTAGTTTCTTTTGTAGTCGAGTTATATTTACATACTCGTAATGAGGGATCTCTAATTGCTTTCCCCTAGATTGAGGGAGGTAATATTGCTTTGGTCCTTCTTATATCTAAGAAGgaaattttattatcatcaaGGTAAAAGGAGCTAAAAACTACAAATGTCACCTAAGATGTAATTAGGCTAAAATTAAGGGTTTTTAAACGTTGagtcataaataaataaaaaaattaaaaagatatagtaatattttcaaataattaaacaCAATACAAAGAGCATGAAAAATGTGAAttgaaattaatatatttattattgaaaGAGGTGTGGATTTAGTTcaaactaaacaaaacaaatattttaatttaaaaatttgatctaatttaaaataatttttatattttaaaattaaatcaaaataagctATTTAATCTAGTTTTTTTTGTTAGatcagttttatttttataatttggttgattcagttaatttaaactgataaatttaaaatagctatttaattttattgttcaaaacgttacaaaacaaattctaatattttctgtttttgtattttgtaaCATGAATCCGTTTTTCGGCAATTTTGTCCCTTTTTTTAGATTATAAAGTGCAAAAACgcaaaacattaggattttatttggaaaaaattaaaacgttaggatttaatATACCAATACATGTATTTAATATAACTGCCACGTATGCATCAAGTTGCCATAAAACGGTTTGTGTTATAAAATACAagcatttgttttataacgtttcaaacaaTGTAATTAAATGCCGTAAAGTTGAAacgttaaaattttattttgttaatatttaaatttaaaatgatcttCTTATTTTATGAGCATGTCAAGTTAAAAAAaggcaaaaggctcactttagcccctaaggtcggaccaaaagaataaataagccCCTAAGGTCAAGGTTGGCTCACTTCACACCCCGTACTTGTCCAAAACGGCTCAGATTACACTGCTGTTAGTTTCTTCAGttaaatgatgacgtggcatgtaaggaaaaattttaaaaacatccttaatatttaaaatacttaccaattttatatttataatttttttaaccattttcaccTTCTTCTTcacttaaatatcaataattaaaaaaaatacttaaaattaaaatatttattaaaacaattaaacacaattaaatacTCCGAATCCTAATTAAACGTttcataattcaattaaataaatcaaaatttaattaaatcaattaaaataaaatttaaacctaattaaaccaaaaaaattaaaaaaattaaaattaaaaaaaaatcatcgaCAAAGACGAACGGGACGAACCCGTTCGTCTTCTCCGGCtgttcttccccatggaagaacaGCCGGAGCTGTTTTTCCATGGGGAAGAACAGCCGACCTGGCTGTTCATTCCCAAAGGGAAGAACAGATTtgttcttccccatggaagaacaGATCCGTTCTTCCCCAAAGGGAAGAACATTAGGCTGGGCCTGTTCTTCCCCATGGGGAAGAACAGAGCTGTTCTTCCCCTTGGGGAAGAACAGGTCACAGCCGACCTGTTCTTCCCCAATGGGAAGAACAACCGACTGTTCTTCCCCAAGGATGAACAGCCGACGTGGCTGTTCTTCCTTGGGGAAGAACATATCtgttcttccatggggaagaacaGTCCGGAGAAGACGAACGTGTCTTCTCCGgcaaaatcttttttaattttttttaatttttagttgaaaTATTTGTTTGTCGGTGTGGTTTACGGTGGGTGTTCGGGAGAGAATGGtggattaaatttaattattttttttagaataaattttaattagtgtGATTTTAAAGCGTTTAATTGGATCTTGAagcgtttaattttgtttcgaaatgtttaatTGTGTTTCGATTGCTTtaataaatagtttaattttaaatattttttaattattaatatttaaatgaaaaagagggtgaaaattgataaaaaaaattgtaagtataaaattggtaagtattttaaacattaaggacttTTTTGAATATTCTGCCTATATGCCACGTCATCATTTGACAGAAGAAATTAACGGTGTTAAGTTTTCGGTGTGATCTGAGCCGTTTTGGACAAGTACGGGGTGTGAAGTGAGCCAACCTTGACCTTAGGggcttatttattcttttggtCCAACCttaagggctaaagtgagccttttgccttaaaaaaaagtgtttttttgtttattcatTTAAACTCCCACATGTCTTGTTAGTTTTTGTTTATCCGAAGTAACGTTCTTTTTAGATAATgattcattttttcttttttaaaggGATAAAAAAGGAAGATTTCGTttcttaaatttcaatattagtTTGTTTGTGAtccatataataataatttatctttatCTTATATGGCTACAAAAGCTTCAAATGCCCTACTTGTGcattaatgttattttaaaagttagaaTGTCCACATGTTCTTCGTGGTAATCCACATATTCTTCTGTAGAATATCCGCTTCTATTTATAAGAAGTGCGGGAAGTAATATTCGGTCCgatgtaatttaaaaaaaataaatttaaagtacATCCAAGAGATaagctaaaaataataaagtatgttaaataaaattcagtattattttaatttggtttaattatacatatttaaataaagacgctctaattaatatttattttcacaCAGTTTAATCAACATAATTAATTgtctaattttttataatttcgtcttcatttttcttatagaccaaataactaaaaaatgtcaaatctttcatgaaagtttcagaaaaatttaaaccttttaattttaccTGTATCGTCCTGAAACACAAATTTTTGTTTCAATAGTGTTCAACTATGCAATTTTGTTGATGTGGCGCACACGTGGTGCTGATGTGGCAATGCCACACAACAGCACAACATAAGAAAATCGCATAGTTtgacataattgaaacgaaattatGTGTTTCAagataaattgaataaaattgaaagatttagaCTTTTACGAAGCTTAAAGTTTGGCACTTTTAgttatttggtttttttcttaTCAATACCCTTATTTAATGTTATGACTAATTTACTTTTTAGGCGAATGATATTATATGGTAAACTTTAAATAAGGACAAATATggaaaattaacattttaaattgtaatttattggGGAAAAAAACAACTATTTggagaaaaaaatatgaaagagTATTTTTTAACCGTGAAGTATTCTATGCTTgttataaattatgaattacGAGAAACACAATTCCAGTATGACTCTGTAAACCAAACATATATTGAttggagtaattttttttagtctttttttcatgtgattttgtatatatatatgtgtatatatatatatatatatatatatatatatatatatatatatatatatatatatatttgattcatTGTCTTATTTCTAGATGAAGGCGTTTAGGAGCATAATTGAAGTGTTTTGAAGTTTCGGAGATTAACCGGAAACAAATGGAGGCATAAAAGAGCAAGGAGCAAAGAAATTCGGACCCTGTGGTCAAGGCTCTAGTCGATCGTGTGATCGCACAAGAGCCTTGTTTCAAGACAGTAAGGTTTAGAGAGATTTAGGAATTTAtctagaataaaaaaataataggatTTTATACCTCAATGCtgaaaagttattaaaaatacatcatgatttgaattttttcagaGTTTTACTCCGTGTGTCACAATTTAtcccaattttactctctctctctcttattATGCCTGCCTTTTCTCTGACATAAGTTACGCAACTGACATATCTTAACAATTGTGCCCActattcttttttcttcttttctaaaTTAGCtgttgactttttttttatttgtgcaAATATTCAATACTTTTATCTCCTTTTtgccttttaattaaaatatcaaatatttctctaatataaaattatgtgatactatttatttaatattttaatatgttgatagcaaatttaaaattttattataaactgaataaaataaaaaaattgataaaatatatttataatagacttatattatggtaataataaacaattaatctattatttatattattataattatattttttcattactttatcataaatttttgcataatcattttcatattttttacataaaatattttatgtaatttatacataaatagataatattttcttgacaataccataattttattataatattataataacgtactttattataaatttatcatagctgcatcataaatattatataacttattttacataatttatgcagaattatataatattttcataatattattattatgaaactttttttatatattttcttataatcttatcatatgtatcataatattatcataaacttatcatgatattatcatagtcttatcatattattatcataaccttattataatattatcataattgtacaatgtaaaattattttacatactTTATCATAGTCTTATCATAACCATGTCATGATATTATCGTAactttatcataatcttatcataactttataatgtaaaaatattttacataatttttataaccttatcataatattatcatatactCTTATATGTAAAATTGTTTTACGTACTTTATATTAGCATAACTGtatcataattaaattataatattatcataactttatcacaaccttatcataatattatcataatcatatcacGATATTATCATtatcttattatatttttttatatataatttaaatagaatttaataatatttttatagtctTATCATAATGATATCATggtattatcataatattatcatagacTTATCATAATATTAGCATAgtcttattataatattatcacagttttatcataatattatcatggtCTTAGCATGATATTATCAtagtcttatcataatattatcatatttttatcataaaccttatcataatttatatagAATTAGAGAATATTTCATAATATTATAACTTTAGCATAATACTATTataatcttattataaaaaataattttacatatttaatcaTAACatcatcataattttattatacaaaattatttttatgtgcTTTATCATGATACTATCatagatttatcataatattatcatggtCTCATTATATATTTtgcataaatttttttataaatttttttaacattttcataatcttattataataaaaaaatttagtacaAAAGGTATAAACAAATATTTCACTACATTAGCAAGatatattcataaaattatgaaaaccTTTTCATAAGGTATCATGACATTAGCATATGAATCAAGAGAGCCTCATGTATTCTTTGGGTCACATCCAGTAATTATACGCCATTCTTCAGATTCCAAAGCAGAATAAGAAATCTTAAGTGGCATATTAGCAACAAGATCATCCCATTTTGCCTCAATCAAATTCAGGATACCCTCATTATGTTTTTGGGTTCTCAAAGAGGAAATAATGGTCCAAAGATTCCCAAATGTGAAAAACCTAAAATCCATATGTGCAGACTGTAGATTGCCGATGAAATAGCCACCTTCTTTAGGAATCCAATCCACTAACCTAAAACAAGATTTTGCAGCAATATTCAAAATAGAGCTACTCAATTACATATTCATGAAaagcaaataaaagaaaattaaaatatagtagATCCATACAAAATAGCACCAGAATTACAAAAGAAAGGAAAGATTCtttagaaaattataaattggtaCTTTTACTGTATTACCAGAATATCAAACGCCATCTTGATACAATCGGATCCTTAAAATGCGAGCGGCGACCACATGAACATCAATAGAGGCGGTGTTAGAGGCAGCTGATGATTCAGCGTTAGAGGCGGCACCAACATCGAAAGAAAGGAAACGACGGAGGATCCCGCCGGTTTCTGCTGCTTTACCTTCTACCAGCTATGATCTGTGTTGTTGTTGTGTCTGCGGACGTTATATGAAGATCTTCACCGACAACATCGAATGATTGAAGTAGAAGATCTAGCTGAAGAGACGATAGATTGATGAATGAGaaagaaaagtaaaaagataaatatttaaaaattatagagTATATTGAGAAATATATAgagtaaataaataattcaGAAATATACTGGAGTAAAAACATAACAGGAAAAAAAAGGAGAGTATTTTGTTTAACTTTTCAGCTCtgatatgttttataaatatttttaaaattggagtatttttcctaaatttCTCTAAGGTTTATACATGGTGGTGCAAGATGATCGCACCACCCCTGCCAGACATATGCAGAAATAGCAGAAATCAGTCCTTTTTGTCCCTTCCCTCAATCCCCTACACTTTAGGGCAACATGgcaattgacaaaaaaaactttaatttcGAGATGCAACACTATATAAATTCAtgaatttataatcaattaaaatcatgTAATTTGTAAATTCACAAATTTCACATTCATAATTTATTCATGGGATAACTACAAAACTAACTCCAATATTTAAGGGGTATAACAAATCAAACTCTATTAACTAAActctaacatttttaaatgctTTAAAAATGACACTCGCTTGGCCCTTGTGCCAAATTAAGCCAGAAAAAATTATGTTTGCACCCCCAAAATAATGATAaacaatcaaattaattaaaaataaattattttaacaatttagcccatcagttttgtaaaatcttaaaactcaaattatttttattttaaaaattataatatattttatttttttgtaatgcaATATTATATGttagaaaaatttataactatTATATTATTTACTTAAAACTTATCTATTATTTTTcacaatatatttataatatataatgtaatatgttaaattttataaatttacaagtAATTACCTCATTATAATTTCATATTTGATGTCCATTTGGCATTGTTTTATTGTCACAATTCAATCGATTTTGAAAAAGTAAATAGGTTTTCAAATGATCAAATCGgaataaatttgtaattttattgaaatttagatatatttctaaaaaggcaaaaagatTTAGGTTTTTTTGCACCATTAGACATACCAAgataagagcaaattactctaaaacctctcatatatatatatatatatatatatatatatatatatatatatatatatatatatatatatatatatatatatatatatatatatatatatatatatattataattcatACTTTCGTCCCTcgtgtttgaaaatcaaataacatGGTCGTCCATTTTTATTTCCGTCAACGATTTAGCCCCATCATCTATTTGATGGAAACAAAAGTGAACGACTATATGTCTTTTGAATTTCAAAAGAACAGGAGCGAAAATGTGAACTATTACTAACACAGGTTACCTTGCTTTACAAGGTTCTCAGTTTCAGCTTTAGATTCTTTCTTCTGCATGTGATTGGTTGATCTTTGCTCTCTTCTGATTGGCTGTTGCATATGTCACAAGGATTCAATCAACTTCAGATTCCTCTCCTCAGCTCCTGATTGGTTGTTTTACTCACGTGAACATGATGTTCTCAGCTAATATAATTCTTTGTGTAAACACACTTTAGGTGTGTGTTAATACAGCTAAGCATGAGCTGTATCTTTGTATTAGTATAAATAGCAATGAGCTGTGCTCTTATGTTGTAATCAAGATATTTCTGATTCAATATaatatcttcttcttctctaagattctgatatggtatcagagctttgagGCTCTCATTTTCAgattatttcttcttcttcttccttgaTTAAGGCATTTTAATGGCGAATCGTTACCAGCAACCAGAAGAATCTATGTCCGGTCCATTTTTCGTTCATCCAGGTGAGAATCCATCTCTGGTATTAGTTACAAATCTTTTAAATGGAAGCAATTATCATTCATGGTGTAAGTCAATGCGCATGGCTTTAATCTCAAAGAACAAGTATAAGTTTGTTGATGGTTCTATTCAGAATCCTAGTAAAGATGGTGATACTTTTCCAGTTTGGGAGAGATGCAATACTTTGGTGATGTCGTGGTTGTATAGAGCAGTTTCACCTGCAATAGCTGATAGTGTTTCTTCTATTGAAACTGTTTTGGAAATATGGACTGATCTCAGAGATAGATTTTCTCAAGGAGATTCATACAGAATTGGAGATTTGCAAGAGGAAATTTATACATTTAAACAGAATTCTATGACAATTATTGAATATTTTACACATTTAAAGGGTGTTTGGGATGAATTAGTAAGCTTGAGAGGTTTACCAGTTTGTACTTGTGAGCCTAGGTGCAATTGTGGTGCTTTGAATACTGTAAAAACAAACTTATCTAATGATCATGTGATAAGATTCATGAAAGGACTGAATGATATATTTGGAGTAGTAAGAACACAAATTCTGATGATGGAGCCCCTTCCACCTATCAATAAAGCTTTTTCAATGGTGATTCAGTATGAGAGACAGATTGCTGGAGGATCTCATGTCAAACAAACCCCTGATTCTAATGTTTTTCTGACAAAAGGTTCTTTTGATGATGATTGTGATTCAAACTATGAATCAAATCTTTGTTATGTGAAAGGAAGAGGAATGAATAACAACTACAGAGGAGGTTTCAAAAGAGGAGGTTTTACTTCTGGTACTTTTAATAGGCAGAAGACATGTTCTCATTGTGGCTGGAATGGTCATACAGTGGATTCATGTTACAAAAAACATGGTTATCCACCAAATTTTCAATCAAAATACAGAGGAGAGACAAGTTATGCTAATCAAGTCCAGTAGGAAGAAGCTGATTATCACAATTTTGAGGAGACTATATCTGATATGAACAAAGGATACAAACAGGAGATGATGACTGCAAATATGAATAATGCTAACTTTGATTCAAATGTTTCAACAGGAAAGACTTTTCCCTTTACACCTGAGCAATGCCAAAAGTTGATGTCCCTGATTCAACAAGAAAGAACATCAGAAAAGGAGACTTCTTATGTGAATTCATTGACTgcttccttcaaaccaattccAGAAGAACAAGGTATAATACATGCCTGTTTTTTTTCTGCCAAGACCTATAGAGACTCCTGGATTCTTGACACTGGAGCCACTGATCACATTATATGCAAATATGATCTTTTCAAACAATCTAAGGAAGTTCATAATGTTCATGTTAAGCTTCCAAATGGACAGCTTATACCAGTGACTCACACAGGCTTAGTTCAGCTGACATTAGACATTGTTTTACACAATGTTCTCTATGTGCCTGTTTTCAACTTTAATCTCATCTCTGCAAGCAAGTTAACTGATGACAAAAGAATGTGTTTAATTCTTTATCATGATTCTTGCTTCATCCAGGACATGGTCAACTGGAAAATGATTGGTTCAGCTGAAAAGAGGGATGGACTTTATCAGCTAAATCAAACAAGCAAAGTGAGCTGTAATTCTGCAGTTTCTGT is a window of Mercurialis annua linkage group LG2, ddMerAnnu1.2, whole genome shotgun sequence DNA encoding:
- the LOC126668117 gene encoding uncharacterized protein LOC126668117, producing the protein MANRYQQPEESMSGPFFVHPGENPSLVLVTNLLNGSNYHSWCKSMRMALISKNKYKFVDGSIQNPSKDGDTFPVWERCNTLVMSWLYRAVSPAIADSVSSIETVLEIWTDLRDRFSQGDSYRIGDLQEEIYTFKQNSMTIIEYFTHLKGVWDELVSLRGLPVCTCEPRCNCGALNTVKTNLSNDHVIRFMKGLNDIFGVVRTQILMMEPLPPINKAFSMVIQYERQIAGGSHVKQTPDSNVFLTKGSFDDDCDSNYESNLCYVKGRGMNNNYRGGFKRGGFTSGTFNRQKTCSHCGWNGHTVDSCYKKHGYPPNFQSKYRGETSYANQVQ